The proteins below are encoded in one region of Methanofollis aquaemaris:
- a CDS encoding carboxymuconolactone decarboxylase family protein gives MEQKLKELEEKIGKVPKIFAELKEMEPDLYEKVMGLDQLVWADGALSKQTKKVLAIAIAASLRDRHAVRAQMAGAKNLGVKKEAIEEGLRVAFLLAGMPAYVYGKAALEEFMD, from the coding sequence ATGGAACAGAAACTGAAAGAACTGGAAGAGAAGATCGGCAAGGTGCCAAAGATCTTTGCCGAACTCAAGGAGATGGAACCCGACCTTTATGAGAAGGTGATGGGCCTGGACCAGTTGGTATGGGCCGACGGGGCGCTCTCCAAACAGACGAAAAAAGTGCTCGCGATCGCGATCGCCGCGTCGCTCCGCGACCGCCACGCAGTGCGGGCTCAGATGGCCGGGGCGAAGAACCTGGGGGTGAAGAAGGAGGCGATCGAGGAGGGGTTGCGGGTTGCCTTCCTCCTGGCCGGGATGCCGGCCTACGTCTATGGGAAAGCCGCGCTTGAGGAGTTCATGGACTAG
- a CDS encoding zinc metalloprotease, with protein MLERIPQRERRDLLVAWAAIAVAFTFLYLRDFANPVGLLIVFVLSLLTVGIGFVLHELAHKFAAMHFGYWAEFQKDNVMLLMAVVLAALVGVVFAAPGATMIYGATTRRENGLISAAGPATNLGLCALFAGVYLAGLSLQSYWVVILGVMGVQINAMLAAFNMLPVSVLDGKKVLAWNKGVFAVLFVASFGAVIAALTFL; from the coding sequence ATGCTAGAGAGAATCCCGCAACGCGAACGGCGGGACTTGCTCGTGGCCTGGGCGGCGATCGCCGTCGCCTTCACGTTCCTCTATCTTCGTGACTTCGCCAACCCGGTGGGACTCCTCATCGTCTTCGTCCTCTCCCTCCTCACCGTCGGGATTGGTTTTGTCCTCCACGAGCTCGCCCACAAGTTCGCCGCGATGCACTTCGGCTACTGGGCCGAGTTCCAGAAAGACAATGTCATGCTCCTCATGGCCGTTGTCCTCGCCGCCCTCGTCGGGGTCGTCTTCGCCGCACCCGGCGCAACCATGATCTACGGTGCCACGACCAGACGGGAGAACGGACTCATCTCGGCCGCAGGCCCGGCAACCAACCTCGGTCTCTGCGCCCTCTTCGCCGGCGTCTATCTTGCGGGCCTGAGCCTCCAGTCTTACTGGGTCGTGATCCTCGGGGTGATGGGTGTCCAGATCAACGCCATGCTCGCCGCCTTCAACATGCTCCCGGTGAGCGTGCTTGACGGGAAAAAAGTGTTGGCGTGGAACAAAGGGGTCTTTGCCGTCCTCTTCGTCGCTTCGTTCGGGGCGGTCATCGCCGCGCTGACATTCCTGTAG
- a CDS encoding flavodoxin family protein produces the protein MVLHVLAIAGSPRRHGNSETLLDWVIAAMQAKGGAGIEVEKITLNEVTVRPCRGCNACERLNRCVQRDDLDWLGPKLLDADCVILAAPIYCMGVCAQAKALIDRAQVFRSRKYVLHLPVVPPERKGRRLGVFLSTAGQTWEDVFDAAVPAVKCFYHVMEIRDADISYLMVKGVDHAGEVKEHPSAAADAETLGKDLVRELRERFGDDC, from the coding sequence ATGGTGCTCCATGTCCTCGCCATCGCCGGCAGCCCGCGCCGGCACGGCAACTCAGAGACGCTTCTCGACTGGGTGATCGCCGCCATGCAGGCCAAAGGCGGGGCCGGGATCGAGGTTGAGAAGATCACCCTCAACGAGGTGACGGTCAGACCGTGTCGGGGGTGCAATGCCTGCGAACGGTTGAACCGGTGCGTGCAGCGCGACGACCTCGACTGGCTCGGCCCCAAACTTCTGGACGCCGACTGTGTCATTCTTGCGGCCCCTATCTATTGCATGGGTGTCTGCGCTCAGGCCAAGGCGCTCATCGACCGCGCCCAGGTCTTTCGGTCGCGCAAATATGTCCTCCACCTGCCGGTGGTCCCGCCCGAGCGGAAAGGCAGACGCCTCGGGGTTTTTCTCTCGACGGCCGGGCAGACCTGGGAAGATGTCTTCGACGCAGCGGTGCCGGCCGTGAAGTGTTTTTATCATGTGATGGAGATCAGGGACGCCGACATCTCGTACCTGATGGTGAAGGGGGTGGACCATGCCGGCGAGGTGAAGGAGCACCCGTCGGCCGCGGCCGATGCCGAGACGCTTGGTAAAGATCTGGTCAGGGAACTGAGGGAGCGGTTCGGCGATGACTGTTAA
- a CDS encoding carboxymuconolactone decarboxylase family protein: MTEIRDYLSQVQQTNTEIAEFDPEVWDTFLPMVRSISKAGAIPAKYKEIMMIALAVADHCPFCIAMHVKIAINAGATRQEIMEGALTAVPMGGGPAMAYMRYVIDACNEFEAP, encoded by the coding sequence ATGACCGAAATCAGAGATTATCTCAGCCAGGTCCAGCAGACCAACACCGAGATCGCCGAGTTCGATCCCGAGGTCTGGGACACCTTCCTCCCGATGGTCAGGAGTATCTCGAAAGCAGGGGCGATCCCGGCGAAGTACAAGGAGATCATGATGATCGCCCTCGCCGTCGCTGACCACTGCCCTTTCTGCATCGCGATGCACGTCAAGATCGCCATCAATGCCGGGGCGACGCGCCAGGAAATCATGGAAGGCGCTCTCACCGCGGTTCCGATGGGCGGCGGCCCCGCGATGGCCTACATGCGCTATGTGATCGATGCCTGCAACGAGTTCGAGGCACCGTAA
- a CDS encoding desulfoferrodoxin FeS4 iron-binding domain-containing protein translates to MANVEEIGQVFLCEICGNVVEVKEVGGGELVCCGEPMVLRE, encoded by the coding sequence ATGGCCAATGTCGAAGAGATAGGGCAGGTCTTCCTCTGTGAGATCTGCGGGAACGTGGTCGAAGTCAAAGAAGTCGGAGGAGGAGAACTGGTCTGCTGCGGCGAACCGATGGTCCTCCGGGAGTGA
- a CDS encoding chorismate mutase, with protein sequence MTIEEVRREIDRIDAGIIDLITARQAAAVRMAHEKYLAGAAVRDEERREALLEAAFEAAVEKQVDPVQVRRIFEILVEMSEERQREWTGEGNLP encoded by the coding sequence ATGACGATCGAGGAGGTCAGGCGGGAGATCGACCGGATCGATGCCGGAATCATCGACCTCATCACGGCGCGCCAGGCGGCGGCGGTGCGGATGGCCCATGAGAAGTATCTGGCCGGGGCGGCGGTGCGGGACGAGGAGCGGCGGGAGGCACTGCTGGAGGCGGCCTTTGAGGCGGCGGTGGAGAAGCAGGTCGACCCGGTGCAGGTGCGCCGGATCTTCGAGATCCTGGTTGAGATGAGCGAGGAACGGCAGCGGGAGTGGACCGGGGAGGGGAACCTGCCCTGA
- a CDS encoding peroxiredoxin — protein sequence MEERHSLPILGEEAPDFEALTTRGPLKLSDLRGKWVVLFSHPADFTPVCTTEFMALAQANDELQSLNVQLIGLSIDSVHSHLAWVRNIKEKMGVTIPFPVIADLDMQVARKFGMIHPGQSSTATVRTVFFIDPDGKMRAMIYYPLSNGRSIPEIVRLVKALQVTDQHGVATPANWQPGEKVVVPPPKTAEEMERRAKEGYDCKDWYLCFKEI from the coding sequence ATGGAGGAGAGACACTCCCTCCCCATCCTCGGGGAGGAGGCGCCCGACTTTGAGGCCCTGACCACCCGGGGTCCGCTGAAACTCTCGGACCTGCGTGGGAAGTGGGTCGTGCTCTTCTCACACCCGGCCGACTTCACGCCGGTCTGCACGACCGAGTTCATGGCCCTGGCACAGGCGAACGACGAACTCCAGAGCCTGAACGTGCAGTTGATCGGACTCTCCATCGACAGCGTCCACTCCCACCTTGCCTGGGTCAGGAACATCAAGGAGAAGATGGGAGTGACGATCCCCTTCCCGGTCATCGCCGATCTGGACATGCAGGTGGCGCGGAAGTTCGGGATGATCCATCCCGGCCAGAGCAGCACGGCGACGGTGCGCACGGTCTTTTTCATCGATCCCGATGGGAAGATGCGAGCGATGATCTACTACCCGCTCAGCAACGGGCGTTCTATCCCCGAGATCGTCAGACTGGTCAAGGCCCTCCAGGTCACGGATCAGCACGGGGTGGCGACCCCGGCAAACTGGCAGCCAGGTGAAAAAGTCGTCGTCCCCCCGCCAAAAACGGCGGAGGAGATGGAACGGCGGGCAAAAGAGGGGTACGACTGCAAGGACTGGTACCTCTGTTTTAAGGAGATTTGA
- a CDS encoding zinc ribbon-containing protein, with translation MTAEEPEKVKAGERVGPGKYICIDCGRELKVTDAEKDLVKCPSCACEEYQCFPMTHIRPDIKTPEDAVHPPKRK, from the coding sequence GTGACAGCAGAGGAACCGGAGAAAGTAAAAGCCGGGGAGCGGGTGGGGCCCGGCAAGTACATCTGCATCGACTGTGGGCGGGAACTGAAGGTGACCGATGCCGAGAAAGATCTGGTCAAGTGCCCGAGTTGTGCCTGCGAGGAGTACCAGTGCTTCCCCATGACTCACATCAGGCCCGACATCAAGACGCCCGAAGACGCGGTCCACCCCCCGAAACGAAAGTGA
- a CDS encoding type I 3-dehydroquinate dehydratase — translation MKIVVSLSSPDKIQKAVALGADLIELRLDLMSDDLSSVMAGVGGQCTIPIIATLRSREEGGAFTGDAEEWFSTIQPFLDLVDYVDVERKFRKFARMIHYQHLQVVASAHIKYMPSPDDLKAIERDLRAYGDVPKIAVTPSSARNLLDFLDFTLEAEKPLVTTVMGEEFRYARTFLPYFGSAWVYCHIGTPTAKGQYDIRELEQLQELLTYR, via the coding sequence ATGAAGATCGTTGTCTCGCTGTCGAGCCCGGATAAAATCCAGAAGGCGGTGGCCCTGGGCGCGGACCTCATCGAGCTGCGGCTCGACCTCATGAGCGATGACCTTTCATCGGTGATGGCGGGTGTCGGGGGACAGTGCACCATCCCGATCATCGCCACCCTCAGAAGCAGAGAGGAGGGCGGTGCCTTCACCGGTGACGCAGAAGAATGGTTCTCGACCATCCAGCCCTTCCTGGACCTGGTGGACTATGTGGATGTAGAGCGGAAATTCAGGAAGTTTGCCAGGATGATCCACTACCAGCACCTCCAGGTCGTCGCCTCGGCGCATATCAAATATATGCCCTCGCCAGACGATCTCAAGGCGATCGAGCGAGACCTCAGGGCGTACGGCGATGTCCCGAAGATCGCCGTCACCCCGTCGTCAGCCAGGAACCTCCTGGACTTCCTCGACTTCACCCTCGAAGCCGAGAAGCCCCTGGTGACGACGGTGATGGGCGAGGAGTTCAGGTATGCCCGGACGTTCCTCCCCTACTTCGGTTCGGCATGGGTCTACTGTCATATCGGCACGCCGACGGCGAAGGGGCAATACGATATCAGGGAACTCGAACAACTCCAGGAGTTGCTCACCTATCGGTGA
- a CDS encoding U32 family peptidase, giving the protein MHTKPRAIPELLAPAGSWEALLAAVAAGADAVYLGGTHFSARQYAANFDDATLEEAVVYAHARGVRVYVTVNTLLHDAELPAAARYLLFLYEIGVDAVLVQDVGLLRLARTIVPDLALHASTQMTVTSEAGVRWAASHGIERVVLARELPLAEVEGMRDAVEETGVGLEVFLHGALCYAYSGQCLLSSVIGGRSGNRGACAQPCRKPYTLVRGDPDLYGRPIGFRPVRLPDAYRLSTRDICLYPALEEIVRAPIASLKIEGRMKTPAYVATVVSIYRRALDALAAGQPLPDPAAAERDLALAFTRGFTGGYLCGERHRGVIGPERPDNRGVTLGTVTAFSDRRMEATVALTTGDLLPENGDGLAVRWPGGEFGLVVRGTPRVRDGRTLRLRFPQPAPAGAEVAVTRRAALEAQATEIVRSGRQSVRIDAAVTWEEDGTPVVAGICTPPHGEHVTFNVRADAPMGLARTRPLDADGISDHLTRTGGTQFFIGRLDLQYPGGLFAPASYLNALRRQVLAAVGSALVAAARPPVDNIAAARERLAALLPDLERSATPTPAVRPALAVLTDILTGVAAASDAGADLIFFEPAPPTCRPETFEEAIRSAGDRPLVWKWPRIVTRTFLDTAPSLLSAAHAAGIAGVMVEGHGCAEAVRRAVPGMPLYGGSGLNIWNHVSVAAHPDFALLTLSPELSGEEILTLVSRLLVGSPAPSLLVQGTVEAAVTEDCPPATALGCPAGCSGMAWALKDERGMVFPLRPAGACRTAIGNAVETCLLDYLPELAGAGVATFIIDARWRGPAYAGEMTGLYREALAGPERRADLERLKKEIKKHALGGITASSYVHGTRA; this is encoded by the coding sequence ATGCACACGAAACCAAGAGCGATCCCCGAACTCCTCGCCCCTGCGGGCTCATGGGAGGCCCTTCTCGCCGCGGTTGCGGCCGGAGCCGATGCGGTGTACCTCGGCGGGACGCATTTCTCGGCGCGCCAGTACGCCGCCAACTTCGACGATGCCACCCTGGAGGAAGCGGTTGTGTATGCCCATGCCCGCGGCGTCAGGGTATACGTGACCGTCAACACCCTCCTCCACGACGCCGAACTCCCGGCGGCCGCGAGGTATCTCCTCTTCCTGTACGAGATCGGGGTCGACGCCGTCCTGGTCCAGGACGTCGGGCTTCTCCGACTTGCCAGGACGATTGTTCCCGACCTCGCCCTCCATGCCTCGACGCAGATGACGGTCACCAGCGAGGCAGGGGTGCGCTGGGCCGCGTCACACGGGATCGAACGGGTCGTCCTGGCCCGCGAACTCCCACTCGCCGAGGTGGAGGGGATGCGGGACGCGGTCGAGGAGACCGGGGTTGGGCTGGAGGTCTTCCTCCACGGCGCCCTCTGTTATGCCTACTCGGGCCAGTGTCTCCTCTCGTCGGTGATCGGCGGACGGAGTGGGAACCGGGGCGCCTGCGCCCAACCGTGCCGAAAGCCCTACACCCTGGTCCGTGGCGACCCGGACCTCTACGGCCGCCCGATTGGGTTCAGGCCGGTCAGGCTCCCTGACGCCTATCGTCTCTCCACGCGCGACATCTGCCTGTACCCGGCCCTTGAGGAAATAGTCCGCGCTCCCATCGCTTCTCTCAAGATCGAGGGGCGGATGAAGACCCCGGCCTATGTGGCCACCGTCGTCTCGATCTACCGGCGGGCCCTCGACGCCCTGGCCGCCGGCCAACCACTCCCCGACCCCGCCGCTGCGGAGCGCGACCTCGCCCTCGCCTTCACCCGCGGGTTTACGGGGGGCTACCTATGCGGCGAGCGGCACCGCGGGGTGATCGGCCCTGAACGCCCTGACAACCGCGGGGTGACCCTCGGCACCGTCACGGCCTTCTCTGACCGGAGGATGGAGGCGACCGTTGCCCTGACCACCGGCGATCTGCTCCCTGAGAACGGCGACGGGCTTGCGGTGAGGTGGCCGGGCGGGGAGTTCGGGCTGGTGGTGCGCGGGACGCCGCGGGTGCGGGACGGCAGGACACTCAGGCTCAGATTCCCGCAGCCTGCCCCGGCCGGCGCCGAGGTTGCGGTCACCCGTCGGGCCGCCCTGGAGGCGCAGGCCACCGAGATCGTCCGTTCCGGACGGCAGAGTGTCAGGATCGACGCTGCGGTCACCTGGGAGGAGGACGGCACGCCGGTGGTGGCCGGGATCTGCACCCCGCCCCACGGGGAACACGTTACGTTCAATGTCCGGGCCGACGCACCGATGGGCCTGGCCAGAACCCGGCCGCTCGACGCCGATGGGATCAGTGACCATCTCACCAGGACCGGCGGCACGCAGTTCTTCATCGGCCGCCTCGACCTTCAGTACCCCGGCGGCCTCTTCGCCCCGGCCTCATACCTCAACGCTCTCCGCCGGCAGGTGCTGGCCGCCGTCGGTTCGGCCCTCGTCGCCGCCGCCCGCCCACCTGTCGATAATATTGCCGCCGCCCGCGAGCGCCTGGCCGCGCTCCTCCCGGACCTGGAGAGGAGCGCCACCCCCACCCCGGCAGTGCGCCCGGCCCTCGCTGTGCTCACCGACATCCTTACAGGAGTGGCTGCCGCCTCCGACGCAGGGGCCGACCTGATCTTTTTCGAGCCCGCGCCGCCGACATGCCGCCCGGAGACCTTCGAGGAAGCGATCAGGTCCGCCGGCGACCGGCCCCTTGTCTGGAAATGGCCGCGGATCGTCACCCGCACTTTCCTGGACACCGCCCCCTCTCTCCTCTCCGCCGCCCATGCCGCCGGGATCGCCGGGGTGATGGTCGAGGGGCACGGATGTGCCGAGGCCGTGCGCCGGGCCGTGCCCGGCATGCCCCTTTACGGTGGATCCGGGCTGAACATCTGGAACCACGTCTCCGTCGCTGCCCACCCTGACTTCGCTCTCCTCACCCTCTCGCCGGAACTCTCGGGTGAAGAGATCCTTACTCTCGTCTCTCGCCTCCTGGTCGGTTCTCCCGCCCCCTCTCTCCTCGTCCAGGGGACCGTCGAGGCCGCGGTCACCGAGGACTGTCCGCCCGCCACTGCCCTCGGATGCCCGGCCGGATGCAGCGGCATGGCCTGGGCGCTCAAGGACGAACGGGGGATGGTCTTCCCCCTCAGACCCGCCGGGGCGTGCCGGACCGCGATCGGCAACGCCGTCGAGACCTGCCTCCTCGACTACCTCCCCGAACTTGCCGGTGCCGGGGTGGCGACCTTCATCATCGACGCCAGATGGCGCGGCCCCGCCTATGCCGGGGAGATGACCGGGCTGTATCGTGAGGCCCTTGCCGGTCCGGAACGCAGGGCCGACCTCGAACGCCTCAAAAAAGAGATAAAGAAACATGCCCTCGGCGGTATCACCGCCTCTTCATATGTTCACGGTACCCGCGCCTGA
- a CDS encoding 2-amino-3,7-dideoxy-D-threo-hept-6-ulosonate synthase, with the protein MRGKQIRMERIMDRNTGRTIIVPMDHGVTVGPMNGLIDMGRTVDCVAEGGANAVLGHLGLALYGHRRWGRDIGLILHLSASTTLGPDPNEKVLVNTVTNALKIGADAVSVHVNIGAGSEARMLEDLGKVAVECMEWGMPLLAMMYPRGPSIEDERGVEAVALAARAGAELGADLIKTVYTGDPDTFREVTRGCPVPVVVAGGSKTDEAATLAMIEGAMEGGAAGISIGRNVFGHPHPAQFMRAAAAVVHQGRSAAEAMEMMEL; encoded by the coding sequence ATGAGAGGAAAACAGATTAGGATGGAGCGTATTATGGATCGTAACACCGGACGGACGATCATCGTCCCGATGGACCATGGTGTTACGGTCGGGCCCATGAACGGGCTCATCGATATGGGACGGACCGTCGACTGCGTCGCGGAAGGGGGAGCCAACGCCGTGCTCGGCCACCTGGGACTTGCGCTGTACGGCCACCGCCGGTGGGGGCGGGACATCGGGCTTATCCTCCACCTCTCGGCCTCGACCACGCTCGGCCCTGACCCGAACGAGAAGGTGCTCGTCAACACCGTCACCAACGCCCTGAAGATAGGCGCCGACGCCGTCTCGGTCCATGTGAATATCGGGGCCGGTTCGGAGGCCAGGATGCTCGAAGACCTTGGGAAGGTCGCGGTCGAGTGCATGGAATGGGGGATGCCGCTGCTTGCGATGATGTACCCCAGAGGCCCGTCGATCGAGGACGAACGCGGGGTGGAGGCCGTCGCCCTCGCCGCAAGGGCCGGGGCCGAACTGGGCGCCGACCTGATCAAGACGGTGTACACCGGCGACCCCGACACCTTCAGGGAGGTGACGCGGGGATGCCCGGTGCCGGTGGTCGTGGCCGGCGGGTCGAAGACCGACGAGGCGGCGACCCTCGCCATGATCGAAGGCGCCATGGAGGGTGGTGCCGCCGGGATCTCGATCGGGCGCAATGTCTTCGGCCACCCGCACCCGGCCCAGTTCATGCGGGCGGCGGCCGCGGTCGTCCACCAGGGTCGGAGTGCCGCAGAAGCAATGGAGATGATGGAATTATGA
- a CDS encoding flavodoxin family protein yields MTVKVLGISGSPHRHGNTETLLDAFLEGAQEAGGEVEKVVLRELKYSACRGCNACHTLGVCVVKDDLTILFKKIEEADVLAVASPIYSMGITADLKGLIDRAQFLWARKFVLKDLFFTDEHMRAHKGVFISTAGQKWDYVFDSAYPMVTAFFNGTGFEYYDNVIANNMDEYGGISGHPTALTEAKEKGGEVVGEVVSIRTTGMSARR; encoded by the coding sequence ATGACTGTTAAGGTGCTCGGGATCTCGGGCAGTCCGCACCGGCACGGGAACACCGAGACCCTCCTCGACGCCTTCCTGGAAGGGGCACAAGAGGCGGGCGGCGAGGTCGAGAAGGTGGTGCTCAGGGAACTGAAGTACTCGGCCTGCCGCGGGTGCAATGCCTGCCACACCCTGGGGGTCTGCGTGGTGAAGGACGACCTTACTATACTTTTCAAAAAGATCGAGGAGGCCGATGTCCTGGCCGTCGCCTCCCCGATCTACTCGATGGGGATCACCGCCGACCTGAAAGGACTCATCGACCGGGCGCAGTTCCTCTGGGCGCGGAAGTTCGTGCTCAAGGATCTCTTTTTCACCGACGAGCATATGCGGGCGCACAAGGGGGTTTTCATCTCGACGGCCGGGCAGAAGTGGGACTATGTCTTCGACTCGGCCTATCCGATGGTGACGGCGTTCTTCAATGGGACGGGTTTCGAGTATTACGACAATGTCATCGCGAACAACATGGACGAGTACGGCGGGATCAGCGGCCACCCGACCGCACTGACCGAGGCAAAAGAGAAAGGGGGAGAGGTGGTCGGGGAGGTCGTCTCCATCCGGACTACAGGAATGTCAGCGCGGCGATGA
- a CDS encoding PAS domain S-box protein, with amino-acid sequence METIQKGASVLIVGKSPRPRTEEAPVTIVPGPDEALAELDRQRYEVVIAPLEETGPDFFERVLRSETPPDLLVVPSEGDRSVVIETRSVGGMAGGTGEMVRAALEAYEGRRAGEALKERERQITTLMANLPGMVYRCRNDPTYTMEFVSDGSEEVLGYTPEDLVMNRRVSYGDLIREEDRDYVWEEIQSAVQRGTAFRVTYRVTTADGSDRWVWEQGRGVQGSDGALVALEGFITDITARVTAEKELKRREVVQKAILDNIPDYAWLKDREGRYIAVNRAFEEFVGRRREEIVGHTDREVWPAHLAERYREEDLEVMASGRRRFLVEPLSRADGLETWVETVKTPITGPDGTVIGTTGIGRDVTKRVAMEDALRRSEEKYRVFLENFQGIAFRAKPDLSPAHIFGDVEGITGYTPDIFLSGEVDWREIVHPNDRQAFDTFLADLIEKHGAGAMDLRIVRKDGTSRWVHEQIQTILNAQGEPAALQGFLYDITARKIAEEKARDLAKFPEESPEPVLRVRPDGTVLYANPASRHFMDLWGIQEGGMVPDELWTFVRETFSAGEGKRQDFQVDGADYSVTCVPVPEGEYVNLYGTEITERKAMEMAVHEANRKLNLLNSVLRHDLLNQLTVLQGYLELARQSGEAGEYLEKIAGASERIRRQVDFTRDYQELGVKGPTWQGVREEIEGAFASLSPTDLAFEVEVPPDLEILADPLLERVFYNLVDNSIRHGKGASRARVHVVPAGDEVTIIYEDNGVGILEGQKEDIFRYGAGHGTGLGLFLSREVLALTGLVIVETGREGEGARFEIRVPVGRFWYREEA; translated from the coding sequence ATGGAGACGATACAAAAAGGGGCCAGCGTCCTGATCGTCGGGAAGAGTCCCAGGCCCCGGACAGAGGAGGCCCCGGTTACGATTGTTCCGGGGCCTGATGAAGCGCTGGCCGAACTCGACCGCCAGCGCTACGAAGTTGTCATCGCCCCGCTCGAAGAGACGGGACCGGACTTTTTCGAGCGGGTGCTCAGGAGCGAGACACCACCCGACCTCCTCGTCGTCCCTTCGGAGGGCGACCGGTCGGTGGTCATCGAGACGCGGTCGGTCGGCGGGATGGCGGGCGGGACCGGTGAGATGGTGCGGGCGGCCCTGGAGGCCTACGAGGGGCGCCGCGCCGGCGAGGCCCTCAAAGAGCGGGAACGGCAAATCACCACCCTAATGGCCAACCTGCCCGGGATGGTCTACCGGTGCAGAAACGATCCCACGTACACGATGGAGTTCGTGAGCGACGGGAGCGAAGAGGTGCTTGGCTACACCCCCGAAGACCTGGTAATGAACCGACGGGTCTCTTACGGCGACCTGATCAGAGAGGAAGACCGCGACTATGTCTGGGAGGAGATCCAGTCGGCGGTGCAGAGAGGAACAGCCTTCAGGGTTACATACCGTGTCACGACCGCCGACGGGAGCGACCGGTGGGTCTGGGAACAGGGGCGGGGGGTTCAGGGATCTGACGGTGCCCTCGTCGCCCTCGAAGGGTTCATTACCGACATCACGGCCCGGGTGACGGCTGAGAAGGAACTCAAGCGGCGCGAGGTGGTGCAGAAGGCGATCCTGGACAACATCCCCGACTATGCCTGGCTCAAGGACCGGGAAGGTCGGTACATCGCCGTCAACCGGGCGTTCGAAGAATTCGTTGGACGCAGGCGTGAGGAGATCGTCGGGCATACCGACCGGGAGGTCTGGCCGGCGCACCTGGCCGAGCGGTACCGCGAGGAGGATCTGGAGGTGATGGCCTCAGGGAGACGACGGTTCCTGGTAGAACCGCTGAGCCGGGCCGACGGTCTCGAGACCTGGGTCGAGACGGTGAAGACCCCGATCACCGGACCGGACGGGACAGTTATCGGAACCACAGGGATCGGACGGGATGTCACCAAGCGGGTGGCGATGGAGGATGCCCTCAGGCGGAGCGAGGAAAAGTATCGCGTCTTCCTGGAGAACTTCCAGGGTATCGCCTTCAGGGCGAAGCCGGACCTCAGTCCGGCCCATATCTTTGGGGATGTAGAAGGGATCACCGGGTATACCCCTGACATCTTCCTGTCGGGAGAGGTGGACTGGCGTGAGATCGTCCATCCCAATGACCGACAAGCCTTCGATACCTTTCTTGCCGACCTTATTGAGAAGCATGGGGCCGGGGCCATGGACCTCAGGATTGTCAGGAAGGACGGGACGTCGAGGTGGGTCCACGAACAGATCCAGACGATCCTGAACGCACAAGGGGAGCCGGCAGCCCTTCAAGGGTTCCTCTACGACATCACCGCACGTAAAATTGCTGAAGAGAAGGCACGAGACCTGGCGAAGTTCCCGGAAGAATCTCCCGAACCAGTACTCAGGGTGCGCCCAGACGGGACGGTGCTCTACGCAAACCCCGCGAGCAGGCACTTTATGGACCTCTGGGGGATCCAGGAGGGGGGCATGGTACCTGACGAACTCTGGACGTTTGTCAGGGAGACCTTCTCCGCAGGAGAGGGGAAGCGCCAGGACTTTCAGGTCGACGGTGCCGACTATTCAGTCACCTGTGTCCCGGTGCCCGAGGGGGAGTACGTAAACCTGTACGGGACCGAGATCACCGAACGCAAGGCGATGGAGATGGCGGTCCATGAGGCGAACCGAAAACTCAACCTCCTCAACTCGGTCCTCCGCCACGATCTCCTCAACCAGCTCACCGTCCTCCAGGGCTACCTCGAACTCGCCCGCCAGAGTGGAGAGGCGGGTGAGTATCTGGAGAAGATCGCCGGGGCCTCGGAGCGGATCAGACGGCAGGTCGATTTCACCCGCGACTACCAGGAACTCGGGGTGAAGGGACCGACCTGGCAGGGAGTCAGGGAGGAGATCGAGGGGGCCTTCGCCTCACTTTCGCCCACCGATCTCGCCTTCGAGGTCGAAGTTCCGCCAGACCTCGAGATCCTCGCCGACCCCCTCCTCGAACGGGTCTTCTACAACCTGGTGGACAACTCGATCCGTCACGGTAAGGGAGCGAGCAGAGCCCGCGTTCATGTCGTGCCCGCAGGGGACGAAGTCACGATCATCTATGAAGACAACGGCGTCGGGATCCTGGAAGGGCAGAAAGAAGACATCTTCAGGTACGGGGCCGGACATGGCACCGGGCTCGGGCTCTTCCTCTCTCGCGAAGTTCTCGCCCTGACCGGGCTTGTAATCGTCGAGACCGGACGGGAGGGCGAGGGGGCACGCTTCGAGATCAGGGTTCCCGTCGGGCGGTTCTGGTACCGGGAGGAGGCCTGA